The nucleotide window GCAGGCTCAGGTCGCCACCTACCACGCCGACATTTTGCCCGTTGTTCCTGGAGGCGCTGGCGATGGAGATGATCAGTCCGCCGCTGGCGGCATCGATGTAGGGTTCGGTCAGGGTAGCGTTGCCACTGCTTTCGGCGCCTTTGTACCAGGGGCGAACCCGCGGATCGAAGCCGTCGGGCATCTTCGCGTCGGGGCGTATGATGAAGCTGCCCTTGGCATCACCCAGGTAGGACGCCATAAAGGTGGAAGTCAGCGCTTTCTGTTCCAGCAGGCGGGTGACGCTGGCCTGGTCTGGCGTGGCGGCGATGTTCTGGGCCAGGTTTTCGATCAGCAGGATACGGCCGCTCAGCCAGGTCTGGATGTTGCTCGCCGTGACGTCGCTCATTTCATGCAGGTAGCTGTCGAGGTCGTCACGGATGGCGTTGCGTTGCAGGTAATCGTTGTAGGCGGTGAATGAAGCGAAAGCCGCGATGACGATCAGTGCGGCGGCAAACAGGATTTTGTGGCTGAAACGCAGGTTTTTGTTCATGGCTCGGGGTTCCGCGGAGTCTTATAGCTCTGGGCGTGCTTTTATATGAAAAGTTCGAAAAAAGGCGCCGTGTTGAAAGTTCTGATATTTCCTTCTCTCCCTGGGGAATTATCCGACCGTGTTTTCACTGAGGTCTGTCGCTTCTTATATCGGCCATACTTGGCTAAAAATTAATCACAGGTGACCACATGCCTGACTCACTGCAACTCGTTATCGGGGCCGATCTCGCCGGCCAGCCCATTGGCCAGGCCATGCGCCTGGCGAACCGTCATGGCTTGGTGGCAGGCGCCACCGGCACCGGCAAGACCGTCACCCTGCAACGCTTGGCCGAGGCCTTCAGCGATGCCGGCGTGGCCGTATTCGCGGCAGACATCAAGGGTGACCTGTGCGGACTCGGCGCCGCTGGCAATCCCCAGGGCAAAGTCGCCGAACGTATCGCCGGCATGCCCTGGCTCGAACATAAGCCCCGGGCCTATCCGGTGACCCTGTGGGATGTTCATGGCCAGTCCGGTCATCCGCTGCGCACCACCCTGAGCGAGATGGGGCCGTTGCTGCTCGGCAGCCTGCTGGAGCTGACCGACAGCCAGCAGGCGGCGTTGTACGCCGCGTTCAAGGTGGCGGATCGCGAAGGCCTGTTATTGCTGGACCTCAAGGACCTGAAGGCCCTGCTCAACCACCTCAAGGACAACCCGGCGCTGTTGGGGGACGATGCGGCCCTGATGACCACCGGTTCCAGCCAGGCGCTGTTGCGGCGCTTGTCCACCCTGGAACAGCAGGGGGCCGACGCGTTGTTCGGCGAACCGGCCTTGCAGCTCGAAGACATCCTGCAACCGGACGGCGACGGCCGCGGCCGCATTCACTTGCTGGACGCCAGTCGCCTGGTCCACGAGGCGCCCAAGGTCTACGCGACGTTCCTGTTGTGGCTGCTGGCCGAGCTGTTCGAACAATTGCCCGAGCGCGGTGATGCGGACAAACCGCTGCTGGCGCTGTTCTTCGACGAGGCGCATTTGCTGTTCGCCGGTACGCCGAAGGCATTGCAGGAACGCCTGGAGCAAGTGGTGCGCCTGATCCGTTCCAAAGGCGTCGGGGTGTACTTCGTCACGCAGTCCCCCGGCGACTTGCCGGACGACGTCCTGGCGCAGTTGGGATTGCGCATCCAGCATGGCCTGCGGGCCTTTACCGCCAAGGAGCAGAAGTCCCTGCGGGCGGTGGCGGACGGCTTCCGGCCGAACCCACAGTTCGATGCCCTGGCGGTGCTTACCGAACTGGGCATCGGCGAGGCCCTGGTGGGCACCCTGCAGGAAAAAGGCACGCCGGAGATGGTCCAGCGGGTGTTGGTGGCACCGCCGCAGTCGCGCATCGGACCGCTGACCGAGGCCGAGCGCGCCGGATTGATCGCCCGTTCGCCGTTGCAGGGACGCTACGATAAACCCATCGATCGCGAATCGGCCTATGAAGTGCTGATGGGCCGCAAGGGCCTGGAGCCCGAGGTGGCGCCAGGCAAACCGGCGGCCGAGGAGCCGAGCCTTACCGAAAAGGCCGGGGAGTTTCTTGGCACGGCGGCGGGCCAGGCATTGAAATCGGCGATGCGCCAGGCGGCCAATCAATTGGGGCGGCAACTGGTGCGGGGGTTGATGGGATCGTTGCTGGGAGGTAGCAAGCGGCGGTAGCTGAAAACCGAGTCGCCTTCATCGCGAGCAGGCTCGCTCCCACACAGGGGTCTTCAGTAGGCACAAGTCTGCATCCAGCCCCAATCCCTGTGGGAGCGAGCCTGCTCGCGATGGGGCCCTCCAGCCCATCCATTGCTTCACTGCCCCACCACAACCCAACCGAACATCTATTCTTCATAAAGGTCAACACAGGAGAACACAGACCGGAGGGATGTTCATCGTGCACATAGCGGACATAACCATGTTCTACGCCCCCGCCAGCGGAGGCGTGCGCACTTATCTGGATGCCAAGCACCGTCGCCTGGGGGATCGGCCCGGTATCCGCCACAGTCTGCTGATTCCCGGCGCGCATTTGAGCGAGCAGGATGGGATCTACAAGGTCCCCGCCCCTGCGCTGCCTTTCGGCAAGGGCTACCGCTTTCCGCTTCGCCTGGCGCCCTGGCGCAACGCTCTGCGTGATCTGCAACCGGACCTGATCGAAGTCGGCGATCCCTACCTCACCGCCTGGGCCGCGCTGGATGCCCGACGCCAGCTGGACGTGCCCGTCATCGGGTTCTATCACTCCGACCTTCCGCTGCTGGTGAGCAATCGCATGGGCAATTGGTTCACCCCCAACATCGAAGCCTATGTCAGCAAGTTATATGGCAATTTCGACCGGGTCTTGGCTCCGAGCCAGGTCATGGCCGACAAGCTGACGGGGTTGGGTGTGCGCAATGTCCATGTGCAGCCTTTGGGCGTAGACCTGCAGACCTTCAACCCCGGCGCCCGCGACCCGGAACTGCGGGCCGAGTTGGGCATTGCCGAAGACACACGCCTGCTGATCTTCGCCGGGCGCGGCTCCAGGGAAAAGAACCTGCCGGTGCTGCTCAAGTGCATGAAGCGCCTGGGCGAGCGCTACCACCTGCTGCTGGTGGGCTCGTCAATGCCCGCCATCGTGCCGGACAACGTCACCGTGATCGATGCGTTCCGTCCGGCGCCACAAGTTGCCCGACTGATGGCCAGCGCCGATGCCCTGCTGCATGCCGGCGATCAGGAAACCTTCGGCCTGGTGATCCTCGAAGCCATGGCCAGCGGCATTCCGGTAGTGGCAGTCGCGGCCGGGGCATTCACCGAGATCGTCCACGAAGACTGCGGCCTGCTATGCGCACCGAACAATCCACAGGCCATGGCCAATGCCGTGCGACAGCTCTTCTCCGAAGGTTGCCAGCGCCGCGGCTTGCTCGCGCGCCGTCATGTCGAACGTC belongs to Pseudomonas sp. B21-028 and includes:
- a CDS encoding DUF853 domain-containing protein, with translation MPDSLQLVIGADLAGQPIGQAMRLANRHGLVAGATGTGKTVTLQRLAEAFSDAGVAVFAADIKGDLCGLGAAGNPQGKVAERIAGMPWLEHKPRAYPVTLWDVHGQSGHPLRTTLSEMGPLLLGSLLELTDSQQAALYAAFKVADREGLLLLDLKDLKALLNHLKDNPALLGDDAALMTTGSSQALLRRLSTLEQQGADALFGEPALQLEDILQPDGDGRGRIHLLDASRLVHEAPKVYATFLLWLLAELFEQLPERGDADKPLLALFFDEAHLLFAGTPKALQERLEQVVRLIRSKGVGVYFVTQSPGDLPDDVLAQLGLRIQHGLRAFTAKEQKSLRAVADGFRPNPQFDALAVLTELGIGEALVGTLQEKGTPEMVQRVLVAPPQSRIGPLTEAERAGLIARSPLQGRYDKPIDRESAYEVLMGRKGLEPEVAPGKPAAEEPSLTEKAGEFLGTAAGQALKSAMRQAANQLGRQLVRGLMGSLLGGSKRR
- a CDS encoding glycosyltransferase family 1 protein, yielding MFIVHIADITMFYAPASGGVRTYLDAKHRRLGDRPGIRHSLLIPGAHLSEQDGIYKVPAPALPFGKGYRFPLRLAPWRNALRDLQPDLIEVGDPYLTAWAALDARRQLDVPVIGFYHSDLPLLVSNRMGNWFTPNIEAYVSKLYGNFDRVLAPSQVMADKLTGLGVRNVHVQPLGVDLQTFNPGARDPELRAELGIAEDTRLLIFAGRGSREKNLPVLLKCMKRLGERYHLLLVGSSMPAIVPDNVTVIDAFRPAPQVARLMASADALLHAGDQETFGLVILEAMASGIPVVAVAAGAFTEIVHEDCGLLCAPNNPQAMANAVRQLFSEGCQRRGLLARRHVERHYAWDSVVNSLLGHYYAVLGEQLPLQANG